A DNA window from Deinococcus sonorensis KR-87 contains the following coding sequences:
- a CDS encoding patatin-like phospholipase family protein, with protein sequence MTDVLSQPPSLLTTPASRRGRAGSGLCLSGGGYRAALFHLGAVRRLQELGLLQQLRTVSSVSGGSVLAARMAQLPWTANEPISPETFQQTLAEPTYRLASQDIRTGPLLRRALLWNWWGPSAIYGVARLLDAYCGARKVHELPMAPNFVFCATDLTHGTNWTFTRAQTGGHRAGTVRSRTLDLPLSFAVATSACFPPVFAPVELTLSPRKGPVLLNDGGNYDNLALEPVWKSHELVVVSDGGTPFRYGVPAGLLGHLTRFITVLDAQSRNLRKRWLLAGTAEGSLAAVYWSVGRSVHAYRRQLPADAECLTLGYAETLAHRIGRIRTDFNRFSPGEQAVLENHGYTLADAALRAYLPERYRPASWPALHVPHPDWLNPARVKSVVPRK encoded by the coding sequence ATGACCGATGTTCTTTCGCAGCCGCCCAGCCTGCTGACGACGCCGGCCAGCCGACGAGGCCGCGCTGGCAGTGGGCTGTGCCTGTCGGGTGGTGGGTACCGCGCGGCGTTGTTCCATCTCGGGGCGGTGCGACGCCTGCAGGAACTGGGGCTGCTCCAGCAGCTCCGTACCGTATCGAGCGTCTCGGGCGGCAGCGTCCTGGCGGCCCGCATGGCCCAGCTGCCTTGGACGGCTAACGAGCCGATCTCCCCGGAGACGTTTCAGCAGACGCTGGCCGAACCGACCTACCGTCTGGCCAGCCAGGACATCCGGACCGGGCCGCTGCTGCGCCGGGCGCTGCTCTGGAACTGGTGGGGGCCGTCCGCCATCTACGGGGTGGCCCGGCTGCTGGACGCCTACTGTGGCGCCCGGAAGGTGCACGAGCTGCCCATGGCCCCGAACTTCGTGTTCTGTGCCACCGACCTGACCCACGGCACCAACTGGACCTTCACCAGAGCGCAGACCGGCGGGCACCGGGCCGGCACCGTCCGTTCCCGCACCCTCGACCTGCCGCTCTCGTTTGCGGTGGCGACCAGCGCCTGCTTTCCGCCGGTGTTCGCGCCGGTGGAACTGACCCTCTCGCCCAGGAAGGGACCGGTGCTGCTCAACGACGGCGGAAACTACGACAATCTTGCCCTGGAGCCGGTCTGGAAAAGCCATGAGCTGGTGGTGGTCAGCGACGGCGGCACACCCTTCCGGTACGGCGTGCCGGCAGGACTGCTGGGCCACCTGACGCGGTTCATCACGGTTCTGGATGCCCAGTCACGCAACCTGCGGAAACGGTGGCTGCTGGCCGGCACGGCCGAAGGGTCGCTCGCGGCCGTGTACTGGTCGGTGGGCCGGAGCGTGCACGCTTACCGCAGGCAGCTCCCGGCCGACGCGGAATGCCTCACGCTCGGATATGCCGAGACCCTGGCCCACCGGATCGGACGGATTCGCACCGATTTCAACCGGTTTTCGCCTGGAGAGCAGGCGGTGCTGGAAAACCACGGCTACACGCTGGCAGACGCCGCCCTCCGCGCCTACCTGCCGGAGCGGTACCGGCCCGCGTCGTGGCCAGCCCTCCACGTTCCTCATCCGGACTGGCTCAATCCGGCCAGGGTGAAGTCCGTGGTGCCGCGAAAATAG
- a CDS encoding BTAD domain-containing putative transcriptional regulator translates to MSLPTWQLDLFGQPGLRGPDGQDLRADRKSVALLAYLALEGPTSRSRMAGLLWPDTLEGTARNNLVHKLRRLQARIGAELVQAGETLTLRGDVQVDVVTVLHDRQHRRHGAILNVTGVLLGGLDFDDLPDFQDWLLAWRERLDTYRWEAFDHELTRLDEAGEYEEAAALASRWVDLDPLSEDAARRSMRHHYLAGNPEAALRTYTRLRQTLGRELEAEPQALTEELAREIRRGGRLPASGTAPARPQLPLGVVRPPALIGREDAWHRMEAAWQAGQLIYLSGAPGAGKTRLALDFARSKGKTLRLEHRPGDETVPYSSSARWNREMLRHAPHVTLTPFQRRELSRILPEFRDGDVPPLSGAEDKVAFYEALSQVADLALADVTAVVSDDIQYDDDASQESGRYYAARAATGAAAATQPRVLLTFRQGELSAQAHAVMAGLVDSGLAVLIELQPLGVPEVQALLDSLRLPFAPSLAAALYRYAGGNPLFVLETVKFLIEEGRLEEGLPERLLPPGRTGSVLERRLARLSPAALNAARAAGVLRGDFTLELVAAVLGAPLLDTAGAWEELEAAQVMAGERFSHDLLYEAVWQGTPETVRRLLHRSAARVLAGHGGHPQRVAEHWRDGGQLQEAGVWFERAAQAALRPQEAELCLRNAAAAYEAAGQPEAVQRLSARHSPGG, encoded by the coding sequence ATGTCACTTCCTACCTGGCAGCTCGACCTGTTTGGCCAGCCGGGCCTGCGCGGCCCGGACGGACAGGACCTGCGCGCCGATCGCAAGTCGGTGGCGCTGCTCGCGTACCTGGCCCTGGAAGGCCCCACATCGCGCTCGCGGATGGCGGGGCTGCTCTGGCCGGACACGCTGGAGGGCACCGCTCGCAACAACCTCGTGCACAAGCTGAGGCGGCTGCAGGCCCGCATCGGCGCGGAGCTGGTGCAGGCCGGGGAGACGCTGACGTTGCGCGGCGACGTGCAGGTGGACGTCGTGACGGTCCTGCACGACCGGCAGCACCGCCGGCACGGCGCCATCTTGAACGTGACGGGCGTGCTGCTGGGCGGCCTGGATTTCGATGACCTGCCGGACTTTCAGGACTGGCTGCTCGCATGGCGCGAGCGCCTCGACACCTACCGCTGGGAGGCGTTCGACCACGAGCTGACGAGGCTGGACGAGGCAGGGGAGTATGAAGAGGCGGCCGCGCTCGCTTCACGGTGGGTGGACCTCGATCCGCTGTCCGAGGACGCCGCCCGGCGCAGCATGCGCCATCACTACCTCGCCGGGAACCCCGAGGCCGCCCTGCGCACCTACACCCGGCTGCGGCAGACGCTCGGCCGGGAGCTGGAGGCCGAACCGCAGGCGCTGACCGAGGAACTGGCCCGGGAGATCCGGCGGGGCGGCCGCCTGCCGGCGTCCGGCACGGCACCGGCCCGGCCTCAGCTGCCGCTCGGGGTGGTCCGGCCCCCGGCACTGATTGGGCGGGAAGACGCTTGGCACAGGATGGAAGCCGCGTGGCAGGCGGGTCAGCTGATCTACCTGTCGGGCGCTCCCGGTGCCGGAAAGACCCGCCTGGCTCTGGATTTCGCCCGCTCCAAGGGCAAGACGCTGCGGCTCGAACACCGGCCCGGGGATGAGACGGTGCCGTACTCGTCCAGCGCCCGCTGGAACCGCGAAATGCTGCGCCACGCGCCGCACGTGACCCTGACGCCGTTTCAGAGGCGGGAACTGTCACGCATCCTGCCGGAGTTCCGGGACGGGGACGTTCCGCCGCTGAGTGGCGCGGAGGACAAGGTCGCGTTCTACGAGGCGCTGTCTCAGGTCGCCGACCTCGCGCTCGCGGACGTGACGGCGGTGGTCTCCGACGACATCCAGTACGACGACGACGCGTCCCAGGAATCCGGGCGGTATTACGCGGCCCGGGCGGCCACCGGAGCAGCCGCGGCCACGCAACCCCGCGTGCTGCTGACCTTCCGGCAGGGAGAACTGTCCGCGCAGGCGCACGCGGTCATGGCTGGCCTGGTGGACAGCGGCCTCGCGGTGCTGATTGAGCTTCAGCCGCTGGGCGTGCCCGAGGTGCAGGCGCTCCTCGACAGCCTCAGGCTGCCATTCGCGCCCAGCCTCGCTGCAGCTCTGTACCGCTACGCCGGAGGAAATCCGCTGTTCGTGCTGGAGACGGTCAAGTTCCTGATCGAGGAAGGCCGGCTTGAAGAGGGCCTGCCGGAGCGGCTCCTCCCCCCCGGGCGCACCGGGTCGGTGCTGGAACGGCGGCTGGCGCGGCTGTCGCCGGCGGCCCTGAATGCAGCCCGCGCCGCCGGGGTGCTGCGCGGCGACTTCACGCTGGAACTCGTCGCGGCCGTCCTGGGCGCGCCCCTGCTGGACACTGCGGGCGCCTGGGAGGAACTGGAGGCTGCGCAGGTGATGGCGGGCGAGCGGTTCAGCCACGATCTGCTGTACGAGGCGGTGTGGCAGGGAACACCCGAAACGGTGCGCCGCCTGCTGCACCGCTCGGCGGCGCGGGTGCTGGCCGGGCACGGCGGGCACCCGCAGCGGGTGGCCGAGCACTGGCGAGACGGTGGCCAGCTTCAGGAAGCGGGCGTGTGGTTCGAGCGGGCCGCTCAGGCGGCCCTGCGGCCCCAGGAAGCGGAGCTGTGTCTCCGGAACGCCGCCGCAGCCTACGAAGCCGCAGGTCAGCCGGAGGCGGTTCAGCGGCTCTCCGCACGACATTCGCCGGGCGGGTGA
- a CDS encoding HD domain-containing phosphohydrolase — MLQPVAHPTCDADRLAALARYAILGTAPEAAYDRTARLAARLFRVPVAAVTFLDETQQWFKASVGMHLTVMPRATSFCQRVVQRQEVLVVPDTLADARFQDLPVVANAPFVRFYAGAPLVTPDGFTLGTLCLYDTQPRADLTPDERATLQDLAESVMTDLELRRTLAEQARERHIHAAVLEAAHDAMLLLDAAGRVMAWNPAAEAMLGYTRAEALGQELVELMMPPASRMEFRDAVAGGTMTERRREVPAQRRTGEGFPCEFTLSPTEVDGSVVHTVTLRDLTDIVAAREALGASHTLLRTVLDSVPESIYVKDLERRYLMINAAGAAQIGLPIDAILGHTDEEVFPPQTAAASAVRDRAVLEGQALSYEVTDHLPGGAGRTFWSTKVPTRDAAGQISGLVGVAVDITERQAAEAVIRAHNAHLTERIEGAQLEILQRLARAAEYRDDDTGEHMSRVAVTAAGVARELGVPEATVRLIEQTAPLHDVGKIGLSDGILLKPGRLTPEEFEVVKSHVIIGANILAGGDNALVRMAEEIALTHHERWDGSGYPHGLRGEAIPLPGRIVAVADVLDALTSERPYKRAWTLEAALEEIRAQAGRHFDPQVVEALSRIVARNRTS, encoded by the coding sequence ATGCTTCAGCCTGTGGCGCACCCGACATGCGATGCTGATCGCCTCGCGGCGTTGGCGCGGTATGCCATTCTCGGCACCGCTCCGGAAGCGGCATACGACCGCACCGCCCGTCTGGCCGCCCGGCTGTTCCGCGTTCCCGTGGCGGCCGTGACCTTCCTCGACGAGACGCAGCAGTGGTTCAAGGCCAGCGTCGGCATGCACCTCACGGTCATGCCGCGCGCCACGTCGTTCTGCCAGCGCGTGGTGCAGCGTCAGGAGGTGCTGGTGGTGCCGGACACCCTGGCCGACGCCCGCTTTCAGGACCTTCCGGTGGTGGCGAACGCCCCGTTCGTGCGGTTCTACGCGGGCGCGCCGCTGGTCACGCCGGACGGCTTCACGCTCGGGACTCTGTGCCTGTACGACACCCAACCCCGCGCCGACCTGACCCCGGACGAGCGCGCCACCCTGCAGGACCTCGCGGAGAGCGTGATGACCGACCTGGAGTTGCGCCGGACGCTGGCGGAGCAGGCGCGCGAGCGACACATCCACGCGGCTGTTCTGGAGGCCGCCCATGACGCCATGCTGCTGCTGGACGCCGCTGGCCGCGTCATGGCATGGAACCCGGCGGCGGAAGCGATGCTGGGGTACACGCGCGCCGAGGCGCTGGGGCAGGAACTGGTGGAACTGATGATGCCGCCCGCGTCCCGCATGGAGTTCCGGGATGCGGTGGCCGGGGGGACCATGACTGAACGCCGCCGTGAAGTCCCCGCGCAGCGGCGGACTGGCGAAGGGTTTCCGTGCGAGTTCACCCTGTCACCCACCGAGGTGGACGGCAGCGTCGTGCACACCGTGACCCTGCGTGACCTCACGGACATCGTTGCGGCGCGCGAGGCGCTGGGTGCCAGCCATACGCTGCTGCGCACGGTGCTGGACAGCGTCCCGGAATCCATCTACGTGAAGGACCTCGAACGCCGCTACCTGATGATCAATGCCGCCGGTGCCGCCCAGATCGGTCTGCCGATCGATGCGATTCTGGGTCACACGGACGAGGAGGTGTTTCCGCCGCAGACGGCCGCCGCGTCCGCTGTGCGCGACCGGGCCGTCCTGGAGGGACAGGCGCTGAGCTACGAGGTGACCGATCATCTGCCGGGCGGAGCTGGCCGCACCTTCTGGTCCACGAAGGTGCCCACGAGGGACGCTGCAGGACAGATTTCGGGGCTGGTCGGTGTCGCTGTCGACATCACCGAACGGCAGGCGGCGGAAGCGGTGATTCGGGCGCACAACGCGCACCTCACGGAACGCATCGAGGGCGCACAGCTGGAGATCCTGCAACGTCTGGCGCGCGCCGCAGAGTACCGGGACGACGACACCGGCGAGCACATGTCGCGGGTGGCGGTGACGGCGGCCGGCGTCGCACGTGAACTTGGCGTGCCCGAGGCGACCGTGCGGCTGATCGAGCAGACGGCCCCACTGCACGATGTCGGCAAGATCGGCCTTTCGGACGGCATCCTCCTGAAGCCGGGCCGCCTCACGCCCGAGGAGTTCGAGGTCGTCAAGTCGCACGTCATCATCGGCGCGAACATCCTGGCGGGCGGTGATAACGCGCTGGTGCGCATGGCCGAGGAGATCGCCCTGACACACCATGAGCGCTGGGACGGGAGTGGCTACCCGCATGGCCTGAGAGGTGAGGCCATCCCGCTGCCGGGCCGCATCGTCGCTGTGGCGGACGTGCTGGACGCCCTTACGAGTGAGCGCCCGTACAAACGGGCCTGGACGCTCGAGGCGGCGCTGGAGGAGATCCGCGCCCAGGCCGGACGGCACTTCGACCCACAGGTGGTCGAGGCTCTCTCGCGGATCGTGGCCCGGAACCGGACATCCTGA
- a CDS encoding DinB family protein — protein sequence MPYDADEYAQMFRRHRAALLDLLERVPDVAGDTVPWPGGRSIKDLVDHLYSTGEGVISMLSGGGWEAQPPSASLSEAVARLHTNTGVVIERISALSEQNLQQELTVFGGARWPASRLIDFHREHEVHHKGQLWLMARQSGIEPPFFIQMT from the coding sequence ATGCCTTACGACGCCGACGAGTACGCGCAGATGTTCCGCCGCCACCGCGCCGCCCTGCTGGACCTGCTGGAGCGCGTGCCGGACGTGGCCGGCGACACCGTTCCCTGGCCGGGTGGACGGAGCATCAAAGACCTTGTGGATCATCTCTACAGCACCGGCGAGGGCGTGATCAGCATGCTCTCCGGAGGCGGCTGGGAAGCGCAGCCTCCGTCTGCTTCCCTCAGTGAGGCCGTCGCACGGCTGCACACCAACACCGGGGTGGTCATCGAACGGATCTCGGCGCTCAGCGAACAGAATCTGCAGCAGGAACTAACGGTGTTCGGCGGCGCACGCTGGCCCGCTTCCCGCCTGATCGACTTCCACCGAGAGCACGAGGTTCACCACAAAGGCCAGCTGTGGCTGATGGCCCGTCAGAGCGGAATCGAGCCGCCGTTCTTTATACAGATGACCTGA
- a CDS encoding multicopper oxidase domain-containing protein has protein sequence MRLKRPRFWSRPVLRPAAWLLGALLLMGSQPQAQTSPPAHDHADSSSGVSAAPARDALIRDFVAAPSGTVPLKAATGEVREFTLEVHEIVSEIAPGVRVQQWAFGFPGQNASVPGPELRVRVGDLVKITLHNTTSRAHTLHLHGITSLAQDMDGVPHTSHAVLPGQSFTYSFVATEAGTHMYHCHVETNLHLDMGMYGALIVEPREKPAWVQDHVLMLDEWDSHQDPDQLPHKPVPDYYLVNGRAYPLIPDLKIGQGEVHLIRLLNIGQEVHSMHLHGMTFLVVAKDGQDLPLPYRADTVLLGPGERYDLLVKGRDGTFPLHDHIPPHGTNDGVDPGGIHLMVVGGPPLAADGTAGPAATGHGHEAGATTTAATDAPLQRGTVEVHVNGFVFAPPVLRVARGTKVVWINDDMVAHTVTVDGPKKASSAPLRKGGRFAVTFEEAGTYTVTCVQHPFMTATVIVEP, from the coding sequence ATGCGTCTCAAGCGTCCACGCTTCTGGTCCCGTCCTGTCCTGCGCCCGGCCGCCTGGCTGCTGGGCGCACTCCTGCTGATGGGGAGCCAGCCGCAGGCCCAGACCTCGCCCCCGGCACACGACCACGCGGATTCGAGTTCGGGCGTGTCCGCCGCTCCAGCACGCGACGCACTGATCCGGGATTTCGTGGCCGCGCCGAGTGGCACGGTCCCCCTGAAGGCGGCCACCGGGGAGGTGCGTGAGTTCACGCTGGAGGTGCACGAGATCGTGAGCGAGATCGCTCCGGGGGTGCGGGTCCAGCAGTGGGCCTTCGGGTTCCCCGGCCAGAACGCCAGCGTCCCCGGGCCAGAACTGCGGGTCAGGGTCGGCGACCTGGTCAAGATCACGCTGCACAACACCACCAGCCGGGCCCACACGCTCCATCTGCACGGCATCACTTCGCTCGCGCAGGACATGGACGGCGTGCCGCACACCTCTCATGCCGTGCTGCCTGGGCAGAGCTTCACCTATTCCTTTGTGGCGACCGAGGCCGGCACCCACATGTATCACTGCCATGTCGAGACCAATCTGCACCTCGACATGGGCATGTACGGGGCGCTCATCGTGGAGCCCAGGGAGAAGCCCGCCTGGGTGCAGGACCATGTGCTGATGCTGGACGAGTGGGACAGTCACCAGGATCCGGACCAGCTGCCCCACAAACCGGTACCCGACTACTACCTCGTCAACGGCAGGGCGTATCCGCTGATCCCGGACCTGAAGATCGGGCAGGGGGAGGTGCACCTGATCCGCCTGCTCAACATCGGGCAGGAGGTCCACAGCATGCACCTGCACGGCATGACCTTCCTGGTGGTGGCCAAGGATGGGCAGGACCTGCCGTTGCCCTACCGGGCCGACACGGTGCTGCTGGGTCCTGGCGAGCGCTACGACCTGCTGGTCAAGGGACGGGACGGGACCTTCCCGCTGCACGACCACATCCCCCCGCACGGAACAAATGACGGGGTGGACCCGGGCGGGATTCACCTGATGGTCGTTGGCGGCCCCCCGCTCGCGGCCGACGGCACGGCGGGGCCGGCAGCGACGGGCCACGGCCATGAAGCCGGAGCAACCACCACGGCGGCGACGGACGCCCCCCTGCAGCGCGGCACGGTTGAGGTCCATGTGAACGGCTTCGTGTTCGCCCCGCCCGTTCTGCGGGTGGCCCGGGGCACGAAGGTGGTGTGGATCAACGACGACATGGTGGCCCATACGGTGACGGTAGACGGCCCGAAGAAGGCGTCGTCCGCACCGCTGCGGAAGGGCGGGCGATTCGCCGTCACGTTCGAGGAGGCGGGAACGTACACCGTCACCTGCGTCCAGCATCCCTTCATGACCGCCACCGTGATCGTGGAGCCGTAG
- a CDS encoding GNAT family N-acetyltransferase produces the protein MHLRSLGYRTDLIFARFRGRVTDLEEAIVVANPRSPAHYFGNLLVFRQPPRPGDLAHWEALFAQHIGRPPVVPHRLFGWDVPAQTPAEVNEFLAAGYQLEENVVMAAPRLQAPPHFNRQAEYRPIADHDEEWAQVLDNQVASREDGHDEERYRSFKASQLRGLREMCRSGLGVWYGAFVDGRLAADLGVFTDGAGLLRYQSVGTDPAFRRQGLCGSLTFFAGEHARTHFRAERLVIVADDHAEAKRVYAAVGFQAVERQQLLLHTGP, from the coding sequence ATGCACCTGCGTTCGCTGGGGTACCGCACCGATCTGATTTTTGCCCGCTTCCGTGGCCGCGTGACCGACCTCGAGGAGGCCATCGTGGTGGCCAATCCGCGCAGCCCCGCTCACTACTTCGGCAACCTGCTGGTCTTCCGCCAGCCGCCCCGCCCGGGCGACCTGGCCCACTGGGAAGCGCTGTTCGCCCAGCACATCGGGAGGCCGCCTGTGGTGCCCCACCGGCTGTTCGGGTGGGACGTGCCGGCACAGACGCCTGCCGAGGTGAACGAGTTCCTGGCCGCCGGCTATCAGCTGGAGGAGAACGTGGTGATGGCCGCCCCCAGGCTGCAGGCCCCACCTCATTTCAACCGGCAGGCGGAGTACCGGCCCATAGCCGACCACGACGAGGAGTGGGCGCAGGTGCTGGACAATCAGGTCGCCAGCCGTGAGGACGGCCATGACGAGGAACGCTACCGCAGCTTCAAGGCGTCTCAGCTGCGTGGCCTGCGCGAGATGTGCCGCTCCGGGCTGGGCGTGTGGTACGGCGCCTTTGTGGACGGGCGGCTGGCAGCGGACCTGGGGGTGTTCACGGACGGCGCGGGGCTGCTGCGCTATCAGAGCGTGGGGACGGACCCGGCATTTCGGCGGCAGGGGCTGTGCGGGTCGCTGACCTTCTTTGCCGGAGAACACGCCCGCACGCACTTCAGGGCCGAACGGCTGGTGATCGTGGCGGACGACCATGCCGAGGCCAAACGCGTGTACGCGGCGGTCGGCTTTCAGGCCGTTGAGCGCCAGCAGCTCCTGCTCCACACTGGGCCGTGA
- a CDS encoding LacI family DNA-binding transcriptional regulator — protein sequence MKKDDTPTSGSTQRVTSHDVSREAGVSQSAVSRAFTPGAHISPETRRRVLDAARKLGYQPNAIARSLVTQRSGIVALIVGDLHNPFYPQALSQFAQALEARGKRALLLTHDARRDVQDTLDAASRYQIEAAIVFPTRLNNTPPNLGDVARGGVPVLLFNRHLPGQRLLSVACDNHAGGQLAAEVLLETGARRLAFIGGDPETSTHQDRLHGFMARLQQAGLAPVAAPSGAFQYDWGVQATLDLYAEGDGPDAIFGANDIVAIGVLDALRQLGRRVPQDVSVIGFDDIQESARLAYRLTTIRQPLGAMIEDALLALEDPQPSDEPRLHQGELIWRDTVRGAR from the coding sequence ATGAAGAAAGACGACACACCGACTTCCGGGTCCACCCAGCGCGTCACGTCCCATGACGTGTCGCGGGAAGCCGGCGTGTCGCAATCGGCGGTGTCGCGCGCCTTCACGCCCGGCGCGCACATCAGCCCGGAAACCCGCCGGCGGGTGCTGGATGCCGCACGCAAACTCGGCTACCAGCCGAACGCCATCGCCCGCAGTCTGGTCACGCAGCGCAGCGGCATCGTGGCGCTGATCGTGGGCGACCTGCACAACCCCTTCTATCCGCAGGCGCTCTCGCAGTTCGCTCAGGCGCTGGAGGCGCGCGGCAAACGGGCGCTGCTGCTGACCCACGACGCCCGCCGCGACGTTCAGGACACGCTGGACGCCGCCAGCCGCTACCAGATCGAGGCCGCCATCGTCTTCCCGACGCGCCTGAACAACACGCCGCCCAACCTGGGCGACGTGGCGCGCGGCGGGGTGCCGGTGCTGCTGTTCAACCGCCATCTGCCGGGCCAGCGGCTGCTGTCGGTGGCGTGCGACAACCATGCCGGCGGGCAGCTGGCCGCCGAGGTGCTGCTGGAGACGGGTGCGCGGCGGCTGGCCTTCATCGGCGGCGACCCGGAGACGTCCACCCATCAGGACCGGCTGCACGGCTTCATGGCCCGGCTGCAACAGGCGGGCCTTGCACCGGTGGCCGCGCCGTCCGGGGCGTTTCAGTACGACTGGGGCGTGCAGGCGACGCTGGACCTGTATGCAGAGGGTGACGGACCCGACGCGATTTTCGGAGCCAACGACATCGTGGCGATCGGGGTGCTGGACGCCCTGCGACAGCTGGGCCGGCGGGTTCCGCAGGACGTGTCGGTGATCGGCTTCGACGACATTCAGGAGTCGGCGCGGCTGGCCTACCGCCTCACCACCATCCGTCAGCCGCTGGGCGCGATGATCGAGGACGCGCTGCTGGCGCTGGAGGACCCGCAGCCGAGCGACGAACCACGACTGCATCAGGGCGAGCTGATCTGGCGGGACACGGTCCGGGGGGCAAGGTGA
- a CDS encoding carboxypeptidase-like regulatory domain-containing protein produces MNIRSLNTARAGLLIAGLLAGGLTRAGTAAPAPYTMSGVVRTAAGQPVSGVEVYADNTLHYNMNAVGTTNAQGRYTISLPRRELGTWRGGARLSRAYHGTVYEFQLVPNDRSEFATRAGAVRDFTWKLTGPRPDGGSYGGTLWMFVAVNAPGFDLSRVEVTLTPDGPIIDGSAGKVIRGFLQGSQLRDIPIGRYRVTARYLPEAGAPQTVLIGARNPSTYERSMTSDFRRSNTVGDVLEFTVRLGEQPTTSASDLLYVAGEAHADVDLKGTVVEVCVMKGETCDQASRHTTTITVPGTSAAYRLDNLQEHARYRLSAWKDLNGDGRVNAGDLYGVYGADVPGTTVTAPNIFTSITLVRLK; encoded by the coding sequence ATGAACATCAGAAGTCTGAACACGGCAAGAGCTGGCCTGCTGATCGCTGGCCTGCTCGCCGGAGGGTTGACCCGGGCGGGCACCGCTGCGCCGGCCCCCTACACGATGAGCGGGGTGGTCCGAACTGCAGCCGGGCAGCCGGTGTCCGGCGTGGAGGTCTATGCCGACAACACCCTGCACTACAACATGAACGCGGTCGGCACCACCAATGCCCAGGGGCGCTACACCATCTCGCTGCCCCGCCGCGAACTCGGCACCTGGCGCGGCGGAGCGCGCCTGAGCCGCGCTTACCACGGGACGGTCTACGAATTTCAGCTCGTGCCCAACGACCGCTCAGAGTTTGCCACCCGGGCAGGCGCCGTGCGCGATTTCACCTGGAAACTCACCGGCCCGCGGCCCGACGGCGGGTCCTACGGAGGCACTCTCTGGATGTTCGTCGCGGTCAACGCTCCGGGCTTTGACCTCAGCCGCGTGGAAGTCACCCTCACCCCGGACGGCCCCATCATTGACGGCAGCGCCGGCAAGGTCATCCGGGGCTTCCTCCAGGGCTCGCAGCTCCGCGATATTCCGATCGGCCGGTACCGGGTGACGGCGCGCTATTTGCCGGAAGCTGGGGCTCCGCAGACAGTTCTGATCGGGGCGCGCAATCCCAGCACGTACGAGCGGTCGATGACAAGTGACTTCCGGCGTTCGAACACGGTCGGTGACGTGCTGGAATTTACTGTGCGGCTGGGCGAGCAACCCACCACGAGCGCGAGTGATCTGCTGTACGTGGCGGGCGAGGCCCACGCGGACGTGGATCTGAAGGGCACGGTGGTCGAGGTGTGCGTGATGAAAGGGGAGACCTGCGATCAGGCCAGCCGGCATACCACGACGATCACGGTGCCCGGCACCAGCGCGGCGTACCGCCTCGACAACCTGCAGGAGCACGCCCGCTACCGGCTCTCGGCCTGGAAGGACCTGAACGGCGACGGCAGAGTGAATGCCGGCGACCTCTATGGCGTCTATGGCGCGGACGTCCCTGGAACCACCGTGACGGCCCCCAACATCTTCACCAGCATCACCCTTGTACGCCTGAAGTGA
- a CDS encoding SDR family NAD(P)-dependent oxidoreductase, protein MNGTLEGQVALVTGGAGGIGAEISATLASTGATVLVGYAGDAERATALAARLGGNGRHRAVLTRVDDSATLQAAAADVHATEGRLDLLVNNAGITTPVPHEDLDGLSDEWIDTILRVNVRGAFAAVRAFAPLLRAGGRGLVVNISSVAGRTGVGSNVAYCASKAALDSITRSLGRALAPDIRVLSVSPGWVDGAYAQRMPEDLIRAQAERTPLGRIAQPQEVANAVLAAATLLTFSTGCVIPVDGGRPLT, encoded by the coding sequence GTGAACGGAACACTGGAGGGGCAGGTGGCGCTGGTGACGGGAGGCGCGGGGGGCATCGGGGCCGAGATCAGCGCCACGCTGGCTTCGACGGGTGCCACGGTGCTGGTGGGGTACGCGGGCGACGCGGAGCGGGCCACGGCCCTCGCGGCACGGCTGGGCGGCAACGGACGCCACCGCGCGGTGCTGACCCGCGTGGACGACAGCGCGACGCTGCAGGCCGCCGCCGCCGACGTGCACGCCACCGAGGGCCGCCTCGACCTGCTGGTCAACAACGCGGGCATCACCACGCCCGTCCCCCACGAGGACCTGGACGGCTTGAGCGACGAGTGGATCGACACCATCCTGCGCGTGAACGTGCGGGGCGCCTTCGCGGCCGTGCGCGCCTTCGCGCCGCTGCTGCGCGCCGGGGGCCGCGGTCTGGTGGTCAACATCAGCAGCGTCGCCGGGCGCACCGGCGTGGGCAGCAACGTGGCGTACTGCGCCAGCAAGGCGGCCCTGGACTCGATCACCAGGAGCCTGGGACGGGCGCTGGCCCCGGACATCCGGGTGCTCAGCGTGTCGCCCGGCTGGGTGGACGGCGCGTATGCCCAGCGGATGCCCGAGGACCTCATCCGTGCCCAGGCGGAGCGCACGCCGCTTGGCCGCATTGCCCAGCCGCAGGAGGTGGCGAACGCGGTGCTGGCCGCCGCGACCCTGCTGACTTTCAGCACCGGCTGTGTCATCCCGGTGGACGGCGGCCGTCCGCTCACCTGA